AGCCAAACCACAGGACAGAAAATTGGAACAGAATTACATAAATCAAGGTCAAAAATTTCCTGTCCAACCCACGGGGTGGAGTTTGCTCCATTCCTCTCCATCCTAGTGAATATAAACCTGACTTGATGTCGGTAACTGGAAGGAGCGGCTGGTAGGACTCTGATTTCAGCTCTCAGCATCCACCATGAATCTCAAGATAGTCTTGGCGTTCCTGGCACTGTCCCTCATTACCATCTTTGCCCTGGCCTATGTCTTGCTGACCAGCCAAGGTGGTTCCAGCCAGCCTCCCCGCTGCCCCTCTATACcccacagggcccagcccagctcacACCCTGGCCAGAGCCAGCTGTTTGCAGACCTGAGCCGAGAGGAGCTGACGGCTGTGATGAACTTTCTGACCCAGcggctggggccagggctggtggATGCAGACCAGGCCCAGCCCTCGGACAACTGTGTCTTCTCAGTGGAGCTGCAGCTGCCCCCCAAGGCTGCGGCCCTGGCCCACCTGGACAGGGGAAGCTCCCCACCTGCCCGGGAGGCGCTGGCCATCATTTTATTTGGTGGACAGCCCCAGCCCAATGTGAGTGAGCTGGTGGTGGGGCCGCTGCCTCACCCCTCCTACATGCGGGACGTGACCATGGAGCGTCATGGAGGCCCCCTGCCCTATCACCGACGCCCCATGCTGAGAACCGAGTTTACTCAAATGTGGAGGCATTTGAAAGAAGTCGAGCTACCCAAGGCACCCATCTTCCTGGCTTCTGTCTTCAACTACAACGGCTCTACTTTGATACCTCTGCAAGCCACCCCTCGTGGCTTACGCTCAGGGGACCGAGCTACCTGGATAGCTCTCTACCATAACATCTCAGGTGTTGGTATTTTCCTTCACCCTGTGGGGCTGGAGCTACTGCTAGACCACAGGGCCCAGGACCCTTCCCGCTGGGCTGTCCAACAGGTCTTCTACCTTGGGCACTACTATGCAGACTTGGGCCAATTGGAATGGGAGTTTAAGGCTGGCCGGCTGGAAGTGATTAGAGTCCCTCTACCCTCACCAAATGGGGCTTCATCCCTGAGGTCCCGTATCGCCCCAGGTCCTCTTCCCCCTCTTCAGTTCTCACCCCAGGGTTCCCAATACAGTGTACAAGGGAACCTGGTGGTGTCCTCCCTCTGGATGTTTACCTTTGGCCATGGGGTGTTCAGTGGCATGAGGCTCTTTGATATTCGGTTCAAGGGCGAGCGAGTGGCCTATGAACTCAGTGTCCAGGAGTGTCTGTCTGTCTATGGTGCCGATTCACCCAAGACGATGGTAACTCGGTATTTGGATAGCAGCTATGGGCTTGGCCGTAATAGCCGAGGCTTGGTCCGGGGAGTGGACTGCCCCTATCAAGCCACGATGGTGGACATCCATATATTAGTGGGCAAAGGGGCAGTCCAACTGCTTCCAGGGGCTGTGTGTGTATTTGAGGAGGCCCAGGGACTGCCCCTTCGAAGGCACCACAGTTACATTGGGAGTCATTTCTACGGGGGTTTGGCCAGCTCAGCCCTTGTGGTCAGGTCTGTATCATCTGTGGGTAACTATGACTACATTTGGGACTTTGTTTTGCACCCAAATGGGGCACTTGAAGGGCGGGTCCATGCTACGGGCTATGTCAACACAGCATTCCTGAGTGGGGGAGAGGACAGCCTCCTCTTTGGGAACCGTGTAGGGGAGCATGTGCTAGGGGCAGTGCACACCCACGCCTTCCACTTCAAGCTGGACCTGGATGTGGCAGGTAAGTGCTGAGGGATGGTGGTGGAGGGTTGCAGGTGGACGGAGGGAAGGGAACCCCCAGATCAAGCTGAGATCTCTGAAAGAGGCAAGAGCAGGCATCCCAGCAATAGAGCAGGGACAAGTGCAGTGTATCCAACTGCAATCAGTCTGACACTGGGCTGCTGGGTATCTGGCAAAAGGTGAAAAGGGTTCCCCCCGCCCAGCCCCAATCCCCCAGTCCCCTCTGCCTTGCTGCAATTGCGAAACTAGTTTAAATGTGATGGCTGTGCTTGCCTGCCATAGCCTTGAGTGAATTGGCCTGTCTGAGGTTGGCTGGGGCTGGAGTTGGAACACTGCTTCCTAATTCTGAGGGTCAGTGGGGATTGGGAGGGCGGGGGCCCAGCAGAGGTTGGAAGGAGTCTGTCTAAAGCGTTTTCAGGGTAGGGGTGGACCTGGGGCATGGGAAGTGGGGAATGCCATAGCTGGGGGTGGCCCCATACCATAGTGCCACTCTCCTCTCCTCGTGGGGAGGGCCATCCCCTTCCTGTCACCACAATGGACTTTCCAGCGACATGGCAGGCATGGGATAGGCTTGCTGCAGGTATAGAAAGATTTCTCAAGTAGAGCTCAAAGCACAAAGAGGACTTGCTGCTCCTGACATTCTGCTGACAACAGAAAATGAACTTACCAAATCACACTTTTAGATCCACAAAGAATATTAGGAATtcacctccattttacagttggggaaattaaggagggtgggagggaagttGGGGCAGACAGAAAGTGACTGCAAGTATTTCACAATGGAACTAAGCATATTTCTTGTGAAACGTTTTCTTGTCCTCTTGAGTAtgaagactgtgtgtgtgtgcgcgcgtgcgcacACGTGTACGTACACATGCACTTCTGTTTGCCTTTGCAAtgggggtgcaggggaggagAACTAAGAAAGTAACAGGATTGAAATGATCGTACTGTTATCTAGATTACTCTTTGACATATTTGGATTATGACTATTCTGATTGGAGGTTTCCCTTCAGCATTTTTGGCATTACAGACCTTGTTTGGGAAGTAACATTAGGTAACATTTGTGGGAT
The Eulemur rufifrons isolate Redbay chromosome 9, OSU_ERuf_1, whole genome shotgun sequence DNA segment above includes these coding regions:
- the AOC2 gene encoding amine oxidase [copper-containing] 2 isoform X1, with the protein product MNLKIVLAFLALSLITIFALAYVLLTSQGGSSQPPRCPSIPHRAQPSSHPGQSQLFADLSREELTAVMNFLTQRLGPGLVDADQAQPSDNCVFSVELQLPPKAAALAHLDRGSSPPAREALAIILFGGQPQPNVSELVVGPLPHPSYMRDVTMERHGGPLPYHRRPMLRTEFTQMWRHLKEVELPKAPIFLASVFNYNGSTLIPLQATPRGLRSGDRATWIALYHNISGVGIFLHPVGLELLLDHRAQDPSRWAVQQVFYLGHYYADLGQLEWEFKAGRLEVIRVPLPSPNGASSLRSRIAPGPLPPLQFSPQGSQYSVQGNLVVSSLWMFTFGHGVFSGMRLFDIRFKGERVAYELSVQECLSVYGADSPKTMVTRYLDSSYGLGRNSRGLVRGVDCPYQATMVDIHILVGKGAVQLLPGAVCVFEEAQGLPLRRHHSYIGSHFYGGLASSALVVRSVSSVGNYDYIWDFVLHPNGALEGRVHATGYVNTAFLSGGEDSLLFGNRVGEHVLGAVHTHAFHFKLDLDVAGLKNWVVAEDVVFKPVAAPWSPEHRLQRPQLTRQVLAREDLTAFSLGSPLPRYLYLAGNQTNAWGHQRGYRIQIHSPLGVHMPLESDMERALSWGRYQLVVTRRKEEESQSSSIYYQNDIWAPTVAFADFINNETLLGEDLVAWITASFLHIPHAEDIPNTVTLGNRVGFLLRPYNFFDEDPSIFSPGSVYFESGQDTGLCSVNPVACLPHLAACVPDLPPFSYQGF
- the AOC2 gene encoding amine oxidase [copper-containing] 2 isoform X2, with protein sequence MNLKIVLAFLALSLITIFALAYVLLTSQGGSSQPPRCPSIPHRAQPSSHPGQSQLFADLSREELTAVMNFLTQRLGPGLVDADQAQPSDNCVFSVELQLPPKAAALAHLDRGSSPPAREALAIILFGGQPQPNVSELVVGPLPHPSYMRDVTMERHGGPLPYHRRPMLRTEFTQMWRHLKEVELPKAPIFLASVFNYNGSTLIPLQATPRGLRSGDRATWIALYHNISGVGIFLHPVGLELLLDHRAQDPSRWAVQQVFYLGHYYADLGQLEWEFKAGRLEVIRVPLPSPNGASSLRSRIAPGPLPPLQFSPQGSQYSVQGNLVVSSLWMFTFGHGVFSGMRLFDIRFKGERVAYELSVQECLSVYGADSPKTMVTRYLDSSYGLGRNSRGLVRGVDCPYQATMVDIHILVGKGAVQLLPGAVCVFEEAQGLPLRRHHSYIGSHFYGGLASSALVVRSVSSVGNYDYIWDFVLHPNGALEGRVHATGYVNTAFLSGGEDSLLFGNRVGEHVLGAVHTHAFHFKLDLDVAGLKNWVVAEDVVFKPVAAPWSPEHRLQRPQLTRQVLAREDLTAFSLGSPLPRYLYLAGNQTNAWGHQRGYQLVVTRRKEEESQSSSIYYQNDIWAPTVAFADFINNETLLGEDLVAWITASFLHIPHAEDIPNTVTLGNRVGFLLRPYNFFDEDPSIFSPGSVYFESGQDTGLCSVNPVACLPHLAACVPDLPPFSYQGF